The following are encoded in a window of Rosa chinensis cultivar Old Blush chromosome 4, RchiOBHm-V2, whole genome shotgun sequence genomic DNA:
- the LOC112200151 gene encoding bidirectional sugar transporter SWEET17, whose translation METLSFYIGVIGNLISVLMFLAPVYTFSRIIKNRSTEEFSSLPYVCTFLNCFLWTYYGIIKPGAYLVSTINGFGILVEIVYLSLFLTNATTNKRVNTVIWIGILDVGFPAAAILVTWLALKGDVRINAIGFLSAGLNIIMYASPLAAMKTVVTTKSVEYMPFWLSFFFFLNGGVWLFYSWLEQDYFLGVPNGMGFLLGTVQLLLYWIYTKPAKKEEKSLSSALLVEEGRQHEPLNSSDTTT comes from the exons ATGGAAACTTTAAGTTTCTATATCGGAGTTATTG GAAACCTCATTTCAGTGCTAATGTTTCTTGCTCCTGT GTATACATTTTCCAGAATCATAAAGAACCGTTCGACAGAAGAGTTCAGTAGTCTTCCCTACGTCTGCACATTCCTCAACTGCTTCCTGTGGACTTACTACGGAATCATAAAGCCCGGAGCTTATCTTGTATCCACCATCAATGGCTTCGGAATTCTTGTGGAGATCGTCTATCTCTCTTTGTTTCTAACAAATGCCACAACAAACAAGAGG GTGAACACGGTGATCTGGATTGGTATCTTGGATGTGGGTTTTCCGGCAGCGGCCATTTTAGTGACTTGGCTGGCGTTGAAGGGAGATGTACGTATTAATGCAATAGGGTTCTTGAGTGCTGGCCTCAATATCATCATGTACGCCTCACCTCTAGCTGCAATG AAAACAGTGGTGACAACTAAGAGTGTGGAGTACATGCCATTTTGGCTgtcattcttctttttcctcaaCGGAGGGGTCTGGCTTTTTTATTCTTGGCTTGAACAAGATTATTTTCTTGGG GTACCAAATGGGATGGGGTTTTTACTCGGAACAGTGCAGCTTCTGCTATATTGGATTTACACAAAACCAgccaagaaggaagaaaaaagcTTATCAAGTGCGCTACTGGTGGAAGAAGGAAGACAACATGAACCTCTTAACTCATCAGATACTACTACTTAA